In one Poseidonibacter antarcticus genomic region, the following are encoded:
- a CDS encoding FtsW/RodA/SpoVE family cell cycle protein, whose product MYFNKNKIKAIKNNLYCQKADYTLLILVSLLISLSVIFSYSLSIYTVQFYGYDQFHFFIRQAMVAIVAILIMWTFSLFDPDKLVGKVGMTLFFLFFFLMAIMPALPSSMVTASGGANRWIRLPGFSLAPVEFFKIGFIYFLSWSFHRKVMDQPKKIGLKKESLLLAPYFLTFLAVVFIVAFMQKDLGQVVLLGIILIILLIFANRSFKIFLVLGAGALIGLVGLILAAPHRIQRIYSWWAMVQDGILSFLPSWAGQYLRIDELPEPYQVSHSLNAMHNGSFLGQGISNGDIKVGFLSEVHTDFVLAGITEEIGLLGLICIVGIVFSIIWRIFRISIRVSNPIYHLFSLGIALMIIIAFLINSYGISGMIPIKGIAVPLLSYGGSSMLSMSIAIGLVLSISRVVPSESKKIKDKEV is encoded by the coding sequence ATGTATTTTAACAAAAATAAGATTAAAGCAATAAAAAATAATTTATATTGTCAAAAAGCTGATTATACTTTATTGATATTAGTCTCTCTATTAATTTCCTTAAGTGTGATATTCTCGTACTCGCTTAGTATTTATACTGTTCAATTTTATGGATATGATCAATTTCATTTTTTTATTAGACAAGCTATGGTTGCTATTGTTGCCATACTAATAATGTGGACTTTTTCACTTTTTGATCCAGATAAACTAGTTGGAAAAGTAGGAATGACTTTATTTTTCTTATTTTTCTTTTTAATGGCTATTATGCCAGCTCTTCCAAGTTCTATGGTAACAGCATCTGGAGGTGCTAATAGGTGGATAAGATTACCAGGTTTTTCATTAGCTCCTGTAGAATTTTTTAAAATAGGTTTTATATATTTTTTATCTTGGTCTTTTCATAGAAAAGTTATGGACCAGCCAAAGAAAATTGGTTTAAAAAAAGAATCACTACTTTTAGCACCATATTTTTTAACATTTTTAGCTGTAGTTTTCATAGTTGCTTTTATGCAAAAAGATTTGGGACAGGTAGTGCTTTTAGGTATTATTTTAATAATATTACTTATCTTTGCAAATAGATCTTTTAAAATATTTTTAGTATTAGGTGCAGGAGCACTCATAGGTTTAGTTGGATTAATACTTGCTGCTCCTCATAGAATTCAAAGAATTTATTCTTGGTGGGCAATGGTTCAAGATGGAATATTATCATTTCTTCCTTCTTGGGCTGGGCAGTATTTAAGAATTGATGAGTTACCTGAACCGTATCAAGTTTCTCACTCTTTAAATGCAATGCATAATGGAAGTTTTTTAGGACAGGGTATTTCTAATGGTGATATTAAAGTTGGTTTCCTATCTGAAGTTCATACAGATTTCGTTTTAGCTGGAATTACAGAAGAAATAGGATTATTAGGCTTAATTTGTATTGTAGGAATTGTATTTAGCATTATTTGGAGAATATTTAGAATTAGTATTAGAGTTTCAAATCCTATATATCACCTTTTTAGTCTAGGGATTGCATTAATGATTATAATTGCTTTTTTAATAAATTCTTATGGAATATCTGGAATGATACCAATTAAAGGGATTGCTGTACCTTTGCTTTCTTATGGGGGATCATCTATGTTATCTATGTCCATTGCAATCGGTTTAGTTTTATCAATAAGTAGAGTTGTTCCTAGTGAAAGTAAAAAAATAAAAGATAAAGAGGTTTAG
- a CDS encoding undecaprenyl-diphosphate phosphatase produces MTIFDTIILGIIEGVTEFLPISSTGHLIVASEFLGIEQTSINKAFEVIIQFAAILAVILNYPSKFTFKHISLWTKVFIAFLPIAGIGFLFAKDVKAMFSIEIVAYMFIIGGIIFLIVEKFYNEKKTHTLDVEDVTYKQAIWIGLAQIFALIPGTSRAGSSIIGAMLVGLNRKASAEFSFLLAFPVMCATTAYDLMKHYKELFSDVHIVNLAVGFIISFIVAFITIKLFLKFLETFTFVAFGIYRILFGILLLIILNYNITY; encoded by the coding sequence ATGACAATATTCGATACTATAATCTTAGGAATAATTGAAGGAGTTACAGAATTTCTTCCAATATCATCAACAGGACATTTAATAGTTGCTAGTGAATTCTTAGGAATTGAGCAAACTAGTATCAATAAAGCTTTTGAGGTGATTATACAATTTGCAGCAATTCTAGCTGTAATATTAAACTATCCCTCTAAATTTACATTTAAACATATTAGTTTATGGACAAAGGTATTTATTGCTTTTTTACCTATTGCAGGTATTGGATTTTTATTTGCAAAAGATGTAAAAGCAATGTTTTCAATTGAAATAGTTGCATATATGTTTATTATAGGTGGAATTATATTTTTAATTGTAGAAAAGTTTTATAATGAAAAAAAAACTCATACCTTAGATGTTGAAGATGTAACTTACAAGCAAGCAATTTGGATTGGATTAGCTCAAATATTTGCTTTAATACCTGGAACTTCAAGAGCAGGTTCTAGTATTATTGGAGCTATGTTAGTAGGACTTAATAGAAAAGCTAGTGCAGAGTTTTCATTTCTCTTAGCTTTTCCTGTTATGTGTGCTACAACTGCTTATGATTTAATGAAGCATTATAAAGAACTATTCTCTGATGTACATATTGTAAATCTTGCCGTTGGATTTATCATATCTTTTATTGTTGCATTTATTACTATTAAATTATTTCTAAAATTTCTTGAAACTTTTACTTTTGTTGCCTTTGGAATTTATAGAATTTTATTTGGAATATTACTTCTTATTATTTTGAACTATAATATTACATATTAA
- a CDS encoding UDP-N-acetylglucosamine--N-acetylmuramyl-(pentapeptide) pyrophosphoryl-undecaprenol N-acetylglucosamine transferase, which yields MNGSVVITGGGTGGHLKVADAFVDEFNKRGIPVIFIGSSNGQDRQWFENDKRFKATYFLDTKGVVNKNGFGKLISLFNIISKTSYCLGLFSKYNVKTVISVGGFSAAAATFASIIKLGCKLYIHEQNSVMGTLNKVTSRFATELFSSFEKKSKIKDYPVSEEFFQLGRIRDKVKTIAFFGGSQGALVINDFALKLAPKLNKMGINIIHQTGKNDFSRVKEEYKKLNIKADIFDFSKEIPKKMEKADFAVSRAGASTLWELCANCLPTFFIPYKHAAADHQYYNAKDLENRGLCFLQREEDLNEEDFFNAINSDIHDMSKKLTSSINSNAVSLICNIIVQNNKK from the coding sequence ATGAATGGAAGTGTTGTTATAACAGGAGGAGGTACTGGTGGCCATTTAAAAGTTGCTGATGCCTTTGTTGATGAATTTAATAAAAGGGGGATTCCTGTGATTTTTATAGGATCTTCTAATGGACAAGATAGACAATGGTTTGAAAATGATAAAAGATTTAAAGCTACATATTTTTTAGATACTAAAGGGGTAGTTAATAAAAATGGTTTCGGAAAACTTATATCTTTGTTTAATATAATATCAAAAACAAGTTATTGCTTAGGATTATTCTCAAAATATAATGTAAAGACAGTAATCTCTGTTGGAGGATTTTCAGCTGCAGCTGCGACTTTTGCATCAATTATAAAACTTGGATGTAAACTTTATATTCATGAACAAAATTCTGTAATGGGTACTTTAAATAAAGTTACTTCAAGATTTGCAACAGAACTCTTTTCTTCATTTGAAAAAAAATCTAAAATAAAAGATTATCCCGTATCTGAAGAGTTTTTTCAATTAGGAAGAATTAGAGATAAGGTTAAAACAATAGCTTTTTTTGGAGGTTCTCAAGGAGCGCTTGTAATTAATGATTTTGCTTTAAAACTTGCACCAAAACTAAATAAAATGGGTATTAATATAATTCATCAAACGGGTAAAAATGATTTTTCTAGAGTTAAAGAAGAATATAAAAAACTCAATATTAAAGCTGATATTTTTGATTTTTCTAAAGAGATTCCCAAAAAAATGGAAAAAGCAGATTTTGCAGTTAGCAGGGCAGGGGCTTCAACTTTATGGGAGCTTTGTGCAAACTGTTTACCAACTTTTTTTATTCCTTATAAGCATGCAGCAGCAGATCATCAGTATTATAATGCAAAAGATTTAGAAAATAGAGGTTTATGTTTTTTACAAAGAGAAGAAGATTTAAATGAAGAAGATTTTTTCAATGCAATAAATAGTGATATTCACGATATGAGTAAAAAATTAACTTCTTCAATTAATTCAAATGCTGTTTCTTTAATATGTAATATTATAGTTCAAAATAATAAGAAGTAA